One window from the genome of Thermus sediminis encodes:
- a CDS encoding glycoside hydrolase family 36 protein: protein MRVSLGKMEVALEADSLEPGEGGFRLWGKEVRIFPPFQAQAFFRHGWQSWSLAAWVALGKAPRPLLPEARRPQADDPFLLESGAWWGSGVGALKGPEGGVLLLGALDLGARVRGEEGLLLGRYAEGSGAWFLAYGEEEAVFAAYARHLPRQLSGKPPRVWCSWYSLYTGISESLLLTILDEIREYPFEVFQVDDGWQRALGDWEPNERFPRGMAFLAEAIRERGLRPGLWLAPFLVTADSPLYRERPDWVLRDGEGRPIPAGFNWGKPLFALDSGKEEVVDFAVGLVRKALAWGYGYLKLDFLYAAALPGAGGEGRYREAMGRIRQAAGEAYLLLCGAPVLASLGLADGLRVGPDVAPYWDNEDRSLWLSDPTGPGLRNALRTSLHRLWLLDNVHVDPDVAYFRTRFNLLRPEEMRLQEGLAHLTAFKATSDPPSWLLPEERARLRAFLSQDPPVRRLGPYRFQVGEEVLDYARVL from the coding sequence ATGAGGGTAAGCCTGGGCAAGATGGAGGTGGCCCTCGAGGCGGACTCCCTAGAACCCGGGGAAGGGGGTTTCCGCCTCTGGGGGAAGGAGGTGCGGATCTTCCCCCCCTTCCAGGCCCAGGCCTTCTTCCGCCACGGCTGGCAGAGCTGGAGCCTAGCGGCCTGGGTGGCCCTGGGGAAGGCCCCAAGGCCCCTCCTCCCGGAGGCGCGGCGGCCCCAGGCGGACGATCCCTTCCTCCTGGAGTCCGGGGCCTGGTGGGGAAGCGGGGTGGGGGCCCTGAAAGGGCCAGAGGGCGGGGTCCTCCTCCTCGGCGCCCTGGACCTCGGAGCCCGGGTTCGGGGGGAGGAGGGCCTGCTTCTCGGGCGGTACGCCGAGGGCTCCGGTGCCTGGTTCTTGGCCTACGGAGAGGAGGAGGCCGTCTTCGCCGCCTACGCCAGGCACCTCCCCAGGCAGCTATCCGGGAAGCCACCAAGGGTCTGGTGCTCCTGGTATAGCCTCTACACGGGCATCAGCGAATCCCTTCTCCTGACCATCCTAGACGAGATCCGAGAGTATCCCTTTGAAGTTTTCCAAGTGGACGACGGCTGGCAGCGGGCTCTCGGGGACTGGGAGCCCAACGAGCGGTTCCCCCGGGGCATGGCCTTCTTGGCGGAGGCCATCCGGGAGAGGGGCCTGAGGCCTGGCCTCTGGCTCGCCCCCTTCCTGGTGACGGCGGATAGCCCCCTCTACCGGGAGCGGCCCGACTGGGTCCTCAGGGACGGGGAAGGCAGGCCCATCCCTGCGGGCTTCAACTGGGGGAAGCCCCTTTTTGCTCTAGATTCCGGTAAGGAAGAGGTGGTGGACTTCGCCGTGGGCCTGGTGCGGAAGGCCCTCGCCTGGGGGTACGGCTACCTCAAGCTGGACTTCCTCTACGCCGCTGCCCTCCCCGGGGCCGGGGGGGAGGGTCGGTACCGGGAGGCCATGGGGCGGATCCGCCAGGCGGCGGGGGAGGCCTACCTCCTCCTCTGCGGGGCCCCTGTCCTCGCCTCCCTGGGCCTTGCCGATGGGCTCCGGGTGGGGCCGGACGTGGCCCCCTACTGGGACAACGAGGACCGCTCCCTCTGGCTTTCCGACCCCACGGGGCCCGGGCTCAGGAACGCCCTGCGCACCAGCCTCCACCGGCTTTGGCTTTTGGATAACGTCCACGTGGACCCGGACGTGGCCTACTTCCGCACCCGCTTCAACCTTTTGCGCCCGGAGGAGATGCGCCTGCAGGAGGGCCTGGCCCACCTCACGGCCTTTAAGGCCACCTCGGACCCGCCCTCCTGGCTCCTACCCGAGGAGAGGGCGCGCCTTCGGGCCTTTCTCTCCCAGGATCCTCCCGTGCGCCGCCTGGGCCCCTACCGCTTCCAGGTGGGGGAGGAGGTGTTGGACTATGCCCGCGTTCTATAA
- the glpK gene encoding glycerol kinase GlpK: MRYLLALDQGTTSSRALLFTLAGEVVGMARREFGQHYPAPGLVEHDPEEIWETQAWAAREVLRQAGVDPGAVVALGITNQRETTLVWDRATGRPFHRAIVWQDRRTAPLCEALRGRGLEPLFRERTGLLLDPYFSGTKLLWLLENVPGLRAKGERGEALFGTVDTWLLWRLTGGRVHATDPTNASRTLLFNLHTLSWDGELLDLLGIPRAMLPEVRPSDGEFGEALGELFGAPIPIRGVLGDQQAALFGQAALLAGEGKCTYGTGAFLLLNTGEKPVPSQRGLLTTVAWQLGGRATYALEGSIFVAGAAVQWLKEVGLLGEEGEVEALAGGVADTGGVYLVPAFTGLGAPYWDPYARGAILGLTRGTTKAHLARAALEGVAFLVAEVAEAMAGEAGLPLRELRVDGGMAGNDLFLQIQADLLGRGVARPRVTETTALGAALMAGVGAGVLDLEGVRGAWGLGARFLPRMPEERRQALWRGWRRAVERALGFAREGA, translated from the coding sequence ATGAGGTATCTTTTGGCCCTGGACCAGGGGACCACCTCCAGCCGGGCCCTTCTTTTCACCCTGGCGGGGGAGGTGGTGGGGATGGCCCGGCGGGAGTTTGGGCAGCACTACCCGGCCCCGGGCCTGGTGGAGCACGACCCCGAGGAGATCTGGGAGACCCAGGCATGGGCGGCCCGGGAGGTTTTGCGCCAGGCGGGGGTGGACCCCGGGGCGGTGGTGGCCCTGGGGATCACCAACCAGCGGGAGACCACCCTGGTGTGGGACCGGGCCACGGGGAGGCCCTTCCACCGGGCCATCGTCTGGCAGGACCGGCGCACGGCCCCCTTGTGCGAGGCCCTGAGGGGGAGGGGCTTGGAGCCCCTTTTCCGGGAGCGCACGGGCCTCCTCCTGGACCCCTACTTCTCCGGCACCAAGCTCCTTTGGCTTCTGGAAAACGTCCCCGGGCTGCGGGCGAAGGGGGAGAGGGGGGAGGCCCTCTTCGGCACCGTGGACACCTGGCTCCTCTGGCGGCTCACCGGGGGCAGGGTGCACGCCACCGACCCCACGAACGCCAGCCGCACCCTGCTTTTCAACCTGCACACCCTCTCTTGGGACGGGGAGCTTCTGGACCTCCTGGGGATTCCCCGGGCCATGCTTCCCGAGGTGCGCCCTTCGGACGGGGAGTTTGGGGAAGCCCTTGGGGAGCTCTTTGGGGCCCCCATTCCCATCCGCGGGGTTCTTGGGGACCAGCAGGCGGCCCTCTTTGGCCAGGCGGCCCTCTTGGCGGGGGAGGGGAAGTGCACCTACGGCACGGGGGCCTTTCTCCTCCTGAACACGGGGGAAAAGCCCGTCCCTTCCCAGAGGGGCCTCCTCACCACCGTGGCCTGGCAGCTAGGGGGAAGGGCCACCTACGCCCTGGAGGGGAGCATCTTCGTGGCGGGGGCGGCTGTCCAGTGGCTGAAGGAGGTGGGCCTCCTGGGGGAGGAGGGGGAGGTGGAGGCCCTGGCGGGGGGTGTGGCGGACACGGGCGGCGTCTACCTGGTCCCCGCCTTCACCGGCCTGGGGGCCCCCTACTGGGACCCCTACGCCCGGGGGGCCATCCTGGGCCTGACCCGGGGGACCACCAAGGCCCACCTGGCCCGGGCGGCCCTGGAGGGGGTGGCCTTCCTGGTGGCCGAGGTGGCGGAGGCCATGGCGGGGGAGGCGGGTCTCCCCCTCCGGGAGCTCCGGGTGGACGGGGGCATGGCGGGGAACGACCTCTTCCTCCAGATCCAGGCCGACCTCCTGGGGAGGGGGGTGGCCCGGCCCCGGGTGACGGAGACCACGGCCCTGGGGGCGGCCCTCATGGCGGGGGTAGGGGCTGGGGTGCTGGACCTGGAGGGGGTGCGGGGGGCCTGGGGCCTGGGGGCCCGCTTCCTCCCCCGGATGCCCGAGGAGCGCCGCCAGGCCCTCTGGCGGGGGTGGCGGCGGGCGGTGGAGCGGGCCCTGGGCTTCGCCAGGGAGGGAGCGTGA
- the galT gene encoding galactose-1-phosphate uridylyltransferase has product MPAFYKRHHRKADGRELILYGLAPLEDSPLPEPAEPFRAAPHLRYHPLRQEWVVYAAHRQERTFLPPKEHCPLCPGREGGFPTEIPFPSFQVAVFENRFPSLVPDPPAPPEGPPVAVGEASGRCEVVVYTEAHAGSLASLSEEERLLLAWVWRERYQALYALEGVRFVMPFENRGEAVGVTLHHPHGQIYAYPFVPPVLEREGQAFRERGVLLELFPHLGPYAVDEEEGFLAFVPPFARYPFEVWVAPRERHPGPWTFSEGEMAAFARLLGRVVARYDALHGEPFPYVMVFHAAPLGEERTFHFHVEFYPPRRNRDKLKFLAGTELGAGTFVVDALPEETAGLLREAL; this is encoded by the coding sequence ATGCCCGCGTTCTATAAACGCCACCACCGCAAGGCCGACGGGCGGGAGCTCATCCTCTACGGCCTCGCCCCCCTCGAGGACTCCCCCCTCCCCGAGCCCGCCGAGCCCTTCCGCGCGGCTCCCCACCTGCGTTACCACCCCTTAAGGCAGGAGTGGGTGGTCTACGCCGCCCACCGCCAGGAGCGCACCTTCCTTCCCCCAAAGGAGCACTGCCCCCTCTGCCCAGGCCGGGAAGGTGGCTTCCCCACGGAGATCCCCTTCCCCAGCTTCCAGGTGGCCGTCTTTGAGAACCGCTTCCCCTCCCTAGTGCCAGACCCTCCCGCCCCGCCCGAGGGGCCTCCCGTGGCCGTGGGGGAGGCCTCTGGCCGGTGCGAGGTGGTGGTCTACACGGAGGCCCACGCTGGAAGCCTGGCCTCCCTCTCCGAGGAGGAGAGGCTCCTCCTCGCCTGGGTCTGGCGGGAGCGGTACCAGGCCCTCTACGCCCTAGAGGGGGTGCGCTTCGTCATGCCCTTTGAGAACCGGGGGGAGGCGGTGGGGGTCACCCTCCACCATCCCCACGGGCAGATCTACGCCTACCCCTTCGTGCCCCCAGTCCTGGAGCGGGAGGGCCAGGCCTTCCGGGAGCGGGGGGTCCTCCTGGAGCTTTTCCCCCACCTCGGGCCCTATGCGGTGGACGAGGAGGAGGGCTTTCTCGCCTTTGTTCCCCCCTTTGCCCGCTACCCCTTTGAGGTCTGGGTGGCTCCCAGGGAGCGCCACCCCGGCCCCTGGACCTTTAGCGAGGGGGAGATGGCTGCCTTCGCCCGCCTCCTGGGCCGGGTGGTGGCCCGGTACGATGCCCTCCATGGGGAACCCTTCCCTTACGTCATGGTCTTCCACGCTGCCCCCCTCGGGGAGGAGCGCACCTTCCACTTCCACGTGGAGTTCTACCCACCAAGGCGCAATCGCGACAAGCTCAAGTTCCTGGCGGGCACGGAGCTGGGGGCGGGGACCTTTGTGGTAGACGCCTTGCCGGAGGAGACGGCGGGGCTTTTACGGGAGGCGTTATGA
- a CDS encoding beta-galactosidase — translation MLGVCYYPEHWPKVHWKEDARRMRELGLSYVRLGEFAWALLEPEPGHLDWSWLDEALATLAGEELKLVLGTPTATPPKWLVDRYPEILPVDREGRRRSFGGRRHYCFSSPAYREEAQRIVTLLAQRYGSHPAVVGFQTDNEYGCHGTVRCYCPRCRAAFQRWLADRYGEVEALNRAWGTAFWSQRYRGFTEVELPHLTVAEANPSHLLDYYRFASDQVRSFNRLQVEILRAHAPGRFVTHNFMGFFTDLDPFALAQDLDFASWDSYPLGFTDLMPLPPEEKLRYARTGHPDVAAFHHDLYRGVGRGRFWVMEQQPGPVNWAPHNPSPAPGMVRLWTWEALAHGAEVVAYFRWRQVPFAQEQMHAGLNRPDYAPDLAFFEAKKVAEELEGLDLPSLRQSPVALVYDPEAAWVYEIQPQGAEWSYLGLVYLFYGALRRLGLDVDFLPPGASLQGYPLVVVPSLPLVGGEALKAFKGADGLVLFGPRSGSKTKTFQIPPELPPGSLQEFLPLKVVRVESLPLDLRERVEGSLGVYALGLWREWVESPLEPLLRFSDGWGALFRSGRYLYLAAWPSAELLGALLALLAGEVGLPVRLLPEGLRLRRRGPWVFAFNYGPQAVEAPAPREARFLLGERWIPPYDLAVWEEG, via the coding sequence ATGTTGGGAGTCTGCTATTATCCGGAGCACTGGCCCAAGGTGCACTGGAAGGAAGACGCTAGACGGATGCGGGAACTCGGGCTAAGCTACGTGCGCCTTGGGGAGTTCGCCTGGGCCCTCCTCGAGCCTGAACCTGGGCATCTGGACTGGTCCTGGCTGGACGAGGCCCTGGCCACCCTGGCGGGAGAGGAGCTAAAGTTGGTGCTAGGTACCCCTACGGCCACGCCCCCCAAGTGGCTGGTGGACCGGTACCCAGAGATTCTCCCCGTGGACCGGGAGGGGAGGAGGCGGAGCTTCGGAGGCAGACGGCACTACTGCTTTTCTAGCCCCGCATACCGGGAGGAGGCCCAGCGGATCGTGACCCTCCTGGCGCAACGTTACGGGAGCCATCCGGCCGTGGTCGGCTTCCAGACGGACAATGAGTACGGCTGCCACGGCACCGTGCGTTGCTACTGCCCGCGCTGCCGTGCGGCTTTCCAAAGGTGGCTGGCGGACCGATACGGGGAGGTAGAGGCCCTGAACCGGGCTTGGGGGACAGCCTTTTGGAGCCAGCGCTACCGGGGCTTCACCGAGGTGGAACTTCCCCACCTCACCGTGGCGGAGGCCAACCCCAGCCACCTCCTGGACTACTACCGCTTTGCCTCGGACCAGGTGAGGTCCTTCAATCGCCTGCAGGTGGAGATCTTGCGGGCCCACGCCCCGGGGAGGTTTGTCACCCACAACTTCATGGGCTTCTTCACCGACCTGGACCCCTTCGCCCTGGCCCAGGACCTGGACTTCGCCAGCTGGGACAGCTACCCCCTCGGTTTCACCGACCTGATGCCCCTGCCCCCAGAGGAGAAGCTCCGCTACGCCCGCACTGGCCACCCTGATGTGGCCGCCTTCCATCATGACCTCTATCGGGGGGTGGGGCGGGGACGGTTCTGGGTGATGGAGCAGCAGCCAGGTCCCGTGAACTGGGCTCCACACAACCCGAGCCCTGCCCCTGGCATGGTGCGGCTTTGGACCTGGGAGGCCCTGGCCCATGGAGCAGAGGTGGTCGCCTACTTCCGCTGGCGGCAGGTGCCCTTTGCCCAAGAGCAGATGCACGCGGGGCTTAACCGTCCCGATTACGCCCCCGATCTGGCCTTTTTTGAGGCTAAGAAGGTAGCGGAGGAGCTAGAGGGCCTAGACCTCCCTTCCCTCAGGCAGTCCCCGGTGGCCTTGGTCTATGACCCGGAGGCGGCGTGGGTCTATGAGATCCAGCCCCAAGGGGCGGAGTGGAGTTATCTGGGCTTGGTCTACCTCTTCTACGGTGCCCTTAGGCGCTTGGGCTTGGACGTGGATTTTCTCCCCCCGGGGGCCTCGCTACAGGGCTACCCCCTGGTGGTGGTGCCCAGCCTACCCCTTGTGGGTGGCGAGGCTCTTAAGGCCTTCAAGGGAGCGGATGGCCTGGTCCTCTTTGGTCCCAGGAGCGGGAGCAAGACCAAGACTTTTCAGATTCCCCCTGAGCTTCCCCCGGGATCGCTTCAAGAGTTCCTTCCCCTCAAGGTGGTGCGGGTGGAAAGCCTGCCCCTAGACCTCAGGGAGAGGGTGGAGGGATCCTTGGGGGTCTACGCCCTGGGGCTTTGGCGCGAGTGGGTGGAAAGCCCCTTGGAGCCCCTCCTACGGTTTTCGGATGGCTGGGGGGCCCTGTTCCGCTCAGGGCGCTACCTTTACCTGGCAGCCTGGCCCTCAGCGGAGCTTCTGGGGGCGCTCCTTGCCCTTTTGGCGGGGGAGGTGGGGCTTCCCGTGAGGCTTTTGCCGGAAGGGCTTCGGCTGAGGCGACGGGGACCTTGGGTCTTCGCCTTCAACTACGGCCCCCAGGCGGTGGAGGCGCCTGCTCCTAGAGAGGCGCGGTTCCTCCTTGGGGAAAGGTGGATTCCGCCCTACGACCTTGCGGTATGGGAGGAGGGATGA